A portion of the Candidatus Poribacteria bacterium genome contains these proteins:
- a CDS encoding phytanoyl-CoA dioxygenase family protein produces the protein MLTPHEKWFFDHHGFIILRKVVPPEDIQRMIELGNQWHDTPLDELPAPLTSTSRTGDHSSTIAHWVNHIQYGDPVFQRLVLNREIMRVIIALTRGTPCLVDCALTKNYKTSNDIHFHASGQDYSVDESGPRAGFLNAGTSLVDVPSGTGFVCLPGSHKRNFEPPDDLSIYDGPPTVINVPVNAGDCVVFTEALYHGGRRWTESYPRYTIFNRYIDNASHNSLPIESHKHLISDEVYELEQPAVQGQRKQVVERILRELDAC, from the coding sequence CAACGAATGATTGAACTCGGTAACCAGTGGCATGACACGCCCTTGGATGAGCTTCCTGCACCGCTCACCTCTACATCCCGAACCGGTGATCATTCCTCGACGATTGCCCATTGGGTTAATCATATCCAATACGGTGATCCCGTCTTTCAACGGCTTGTGCTTAACCGCGAGATTATGCGGGTGATTATCGCCCTGACGCGGGGGACTCCCTGTCTCGTTGATTGCGCCTTGACGAAGAACTACAAAACCTCCAATGACATCCACTTCCATGCCTCCGGTCAAGATTATAGCGTGGACGAATCTGGACCTCGAGCGGGTTTCCTCAACGCTGGGACTTCGTTAGTTGACGTGCCATCAGGGACAGGGTTCGTCTGTCTTCCCGGAAGCCACAAGCGTAACTTTGAACCGCCCGATGACCTATCAATTTATGACGGACCCCCAACGGTTATCAACGTCCCTGTCAATGCTGGTGATTGTGTTGTCTTTACTGAAGCACTCTATCACGGTGGAAGACGCTGGACGGAATCCTATCCCCGATACACTATTTTTAACCGTTATATTGACAACGCATCACACAATTCCCTTCCCATTGAAAGCCACAAACACCTGATTTCGGATGAAGTCTACGAGTTGGAGCAGCCCGCAGTTCAGGGACAACGGAAACAGGTTGTGGAACGGATTTTGCGTGAATTAGATGCGTGCTGA